One window of the Trifolium pratense cultivar HEN17-A07 linkage group LG2, ARS_RC_1.1, whole genome shotgun sequence genome contains the following:
- the LOC123910185 gene encoding uncharacterized protein LOC123910185: MGDHRNTTSNAIGLCLLPQELIQNIFLSLVLPEIVRLKILNKSFSTLISDHSFIRQCNSLSNSTTWLFVYKKRWLRDAVLHAFTDRSSDRWFKIPIADLLKPVDFHGEDLYFLAASANVFLFASNNVREVVAVNLVSVTVKKIPPSPLGPRGTSSWRRSGMKLVTETDDNSSSGSGHFRFMFAEFVGNRPVLFVYDSVTDTWKSREAQESVLPRGGLHVFLSVVHGPRESVLVAVSTPDCDTNTPIVLRPRFDSVEGLNLTVGFNWGNLIDRLHVYGDGYMMIVKSNGENGRSVRVLKGVELWGLSLDGRKWEFVSSVPNEVIGVIEKPYGVMMGCLEEKNGIIRAALVSNCDGFWDMLWLSFDTKWKRWNWMPLPDSKMKGWNLAGISFSSGLTLQ, from the coding sequence ATGGGTGATCACAGAAATACAACCTCAAACGCTATTGGTCTTTGTCTCCTCCCACAAGAACTAATCCAAAACATTTTCCTTTCCCTTGTTTTACCCGAAATCGTTCGTTTGAAAATTCTCAACAAATCTTTCTCAACCTTAATTTCCGACCATAGTTTCATTCGTCAGTGTAACTCACTTTCAAATTCCACCACATGGCTCTTTGTCTACAAAAAACGTTGGCTCCGTGACGCTGTTCTTCATGCTTTCACCGATCGGAGCTCCGATCGGTGGTTCAAGATCCCCATAGCGGATCTTCTTAAACCCGTTGACTTTCACGGCGAAGATCTTTACTTCCTCGCCGCGTCAGCCAACGTGTTTCTTTTTGCTTCCAACAACGTTCGTGAAGTTGTCGCCGTTAATTTAGTCTCCGTTACCGTTAAAAAGATTCCTCCTTCTCCGTTAGGTCCACGTGGCACTTCCTCGTGGAGGAGATCAGGAATGAAACTTGTAACTGAAACTGACGATAACTCATCATCCGGGTCGGGTCATTTTCGTTTCATGTTTGCGGAGTTTGTCGGAAACCGACCCGTTTTGTTTGTTTATGATTCAGTGACTGACACGTGGAAGTCAAGGGAAGCTCAAGAAAGTGTTTTGCCACGTGGAGGTTTACACGTGTTTCTCAGTGTTGTTCATGGACCAAGAGAGAGTGTTTTAGTTGCTGTTTCAACGCCTGATTGTGACACTAACACACCTATTGTTCTACGGCCAAGATTTGATTCTGTTGAGGGATTGAATTTAACCGTTGGATTTAACTGGGGTAACTTGATTGATAGGTTACACGTGTACGGTGATGGGTATATGATGATTGTGAAATCGAATGGTGAGAATGGGAGAAGTGTGAGGGTGTTAAAAGGAGTTGAATTGTGGGGGTTGAGTTTAGATGGAAGAAAATGGGAATTTGTGTCTAGTGTTCCTAATGAAGTGATTGGTGTAATTGAGAAGCCTTATGGAGTAATGATGGGTTGTTTAGAGGAGAAAAATGGGATTATTAGGGCTGCCTTAGTGTCTAATTGTGATGGTTTTTGGGATATGTTATGGCTTTCTTTTGATACTAAATGGAAACGTTGGAATTGGATGCCACTTCCTGATTCTAAAATGAAGGGTTGGAATTTGGCTGGAATAAGTTTCTCATCTGGACTTACTTTGCAATGA